A segment of the Deltaproteobacteria bacterium genome:
CAACGAAATACGGCTCGGTGATGGAGTACAACGGCGCAAAGTTATCGGCACGCAATACGTTTGTCATCGACCCCGAAGGAAAGATTGCGAAGGTATTCACCAGCGTGAAACCTGCGGGGCATAGTGAAGAGGTGCTGGGGTTTTTGACAAGTACCAGTAAGCACTAGAAGATTGTAGCAACGTCGCAACGAACGCTTTACCCCGTTCCGGTCTTTCCCCCGAGGACTGAGGGAAGGTCCCTTCAGCAGGGACATCACCTCTTGTTATGACGTTGTCGCGTTTGCCAATTGCTTCTCGTACACCCGATACGTCTTGTACAGTCGCGCTCCCATGCGTTGGAGAGCGCGGCGCATATCCCAGTTGTCCTCTAAGATCCACGAACACTCAACTACCGGATAGCCGTTTCTTGGCGCTTCTTGCCATAAGCGTAAGTACAACATCGCGTCGATCCCGCGTCGGCGAAATCCAGGTTTCAAGCCTAGTATCAACACCCGCGCACGAGAGATTTTGCGCCGGTACCAGAGAAACTTCACAATCCCAAAGGGCAAGAGTCGCCCATTCATGTGGCGCAGCACTTGATTGTAGTCTGGCAAGGCAAGGGCAAAGCCGATTGCTTCGCCATTCGCTTCTGCAAGTAAACAGAGATTCGGATTCGCCACCCACCACATCTGATCAGCAAAGGTATCGAACTCTGCCGGTGTCATGGGTACGAACCCCCAATTCCGCTCCCAGGCACTCTGGTAAATAACCGTCAGTTTTTCGACCTCTTGTTTGAATTGTTTGAGATTGAATGGGCGAATGACAATTTTCTGGTGGCGGAGCAATCTCTCGACCCCATGCACCAGTCGCGGCGGCGGTGTCGTGTCATCTAAGAGGTACGCCAACAGATCTTTCGCTTTGTGGTACTGCGCTGCCTCAAGCAACGGAGCGTAGTAGGGCGGATTATACGGCATCATCACTGTTGGTGCAGAGTGAAAGCCGTCGACCAACAACGCACATTCTTCATTGGTCGAAAAGTTCATGGGGCCACAGATGTGCTGCATTCCACGAGCAGCAACCCATTGCTCTGCAGTCGTCAACAACGCCGAAGCAACCTCGACATCGTCAACACTCTCAAAGAAGCCGAAAAACCCGGTCTTCTCCTCATGAAACTGGACATATTGATGATTGATGACCGCCGCAATACGGCCAACGACTTCCTCACCACGCCAGGCAAGAAAGTATTCGACCTCAGCATGCTGGTGAAAGGGGTGTTTGCGACGATTGAGTAGTTGTTTCTGATCGAAGAGGAGCGGTGGCACCCAGAAGGGATCGTTGCGGTAAATCTGCCAGGGAAGTTTGAGGAAGTGCTGCAAATCGCGGCGGTCATGAACTGGGACAATACGCACTGCCGTCGGCATGTTTTGTCCTCGCGCGACCGCCTTGGGGTTTACCCGTTGCGCTATACTGCCGCGCGTTGGCGAACACGCTGGGCAAAGGCATCTAACACGTAATCAATCTGCTCGTCTGTATGGGTAGCCATCATCGAAATACGCAGCCGACACGAATGTTCAGGCACGGCTGGCGGAATCACCGGGTTGGTAAAAATCCCTGAATCAAACATTTGCTTCCACAACACGATCATCTCGGCAAGATCGCCAATCAGGACGGGGATCACTGGGGTCTCGCTTTCGCCAATATCGTAGCCAAGGCTCTTGAGTCCTTCTTGCATACGACGAGTATTCCGCCATAACGCCTCGCGTCGTTCCGGCTCTTCTTCAATCACGTCGAGTGCGGCCAAGACGGTCGCGACCGAGGCTGGCGGCATACTGGCACTGTAAATGAGTGAACGGGCGTGATGTTTCAGGTAATGGATCACCGGCTCTGCACCAGCAACAACCCCACCAATCGAGGCAAGTGACTTGGAGAACGTTGCCACAATCAGTGACACCTTATCTTCTAAGCCAAAGTGCTGCGCCGTGCCGCCACCAAGTTCTCCGAGCACGCCAATCGCATGGGCATCATCAACAAGAATGTCGGCGTTATAACACTCTGCCAACGTCACCATGTCTGGCAGGTTCACGATGTCACCGTCCATGGAAAACACACCGTCAGTGACAATCAACTTGCCGGCATTCGCCGGAGCCTGGGCCAACTGCTGCGCTAGCGCACGCATATCATTGTGATGGTAGCGACAGACGGTACCATAGGCGAGGCGCGCACTATCAACGAGGCTCGCGTGGTTGAGTTTATCGAGAAAGATGTAGTCTCCCTTATGCGATAACGCAGAGACCACGCCGAGGTTGGTTTGGTAGCCAGTACTAAACACCAGGGCGGCTTCTTTCCCCAAGAAACGCGCCAACCGGTCTTCGAGTTGTTCGTGCAGGTCTAATGTGCCATTGAGGAAGCGACTTCCAGTACAGCCAGTGCCATATTTCTTGAGGGCAGCTTCAGCAGCAGCAATGACCTTCGGATGGTGAGTCAAACCCAGATAATTATTTGAACCCATCATGATTTTGGGTTCGTTACGAACAAGCACCTCAGCACCATCTGACGATTCGATAGGAATAAAGAACGGATAAAATCCAGCGGCTTGCGCCTCTCGGGCCCGAGTAAAGCGCACGCACTTATCGAGAAGATTCAT
Coding sequences within it:
- a CDS encoding aminotransferase class I/II-fold pyridoxal phosphate-dependent enzyme, whose protein sequence is MNLLDKCVRFTRAREAQAAGFYPFFIPIESSDGAEVLVRNEPKIMMGSNNYLGLTHHPKVIAAAEAALKKYGTGCTGSRFLNGTLDLHEQLEDRLARFLGKEAALVFSTGYQTNLGVVSALSHKGDYIFLDKLNHASLVDSARLAYGTVCRYHHNDMRALAQQLAQAPANAGKLIVTDGVFSMDGDIVNLPDMVTLAECYNADILVDDAHAIGVLGELGGGTAQHFGLEDKVSLIVATFSKSLASIGGVVAGAEPVIHYLKHHARSLIYSASMPPASVATVLAALDVIEEEPERREALWRNTRRMQEGLKSLGYDIGESETPVIPVLIGDLAEMIVLWKQMFDSGIFTNPVIPPAVPEHSCRLRISMMATHTDEQIDYVLDAFAQRVRQRAAV
- a CDS encoding GNAT family N-acetyltransferase, with the protein product MPTAVRIVPVHDRRDLQHFLKLPWQIYRNDPFWVPPLLFDQKQLLNRRKHPFHQHAEVEYFLAWRGEEVVGRIAAVINHQYVQFHEEKTGFFGFFESVDDVEVASALLTTAEQWVAARGMQHICGPMNFSTNEECALLVDGFHSAPTVMMPYNPPYYAPLLEAAQYHKAKDLLAYLLDDTTPPPRLVHGVERLLRHQKIVIRPFNLKQFKQEVEKLTVIYQSAWERNWGFVPMTPAEFDTFADQMWWVANPNLCLLAEANGEAIGFALALPDYNQVLRHMNGRLLPFGIVKFLWYRRKISRARVLILGLKPGFRRRGIDAMLYLRLWQEAPRNGYPVVECSWILEDNWDMRRALQRMGARLYKTYRVYEKQLANATTS